A stretch of Cicer arietinum cultivar CDC Frontier isolate Library 1 chromosome 5, Cicar.CDCFrontier_v2.0, whole genome shotgun sequence DNA encodes these proteins:
- the LOC101494489 gene encoding xylulose kinase 2: MAEFSLPHDSYFLGFDSSTQSLKATILDSNLNIIASELIHFDSDLPRYKTKDGVYRDSSINGRIVSPTLMWVEALDLIFQKLSKSNLDFSKIAAVSGSGQQHGSVYWKIGSSKILSSLDHKKSLLEQLESAFSIKESPIWMDCSTTVECRAIEKACGGALELARVTGSRAYERFTGSQIKKIFDHQPEIYNSTERISLVSSFMASIFIGAYAAIDHSDGAGMNLMDIKEKAWSKIVLEATAPGLESKLGDLAPAYAVAGNIASYFVERYHFNKDCLVVQWSGDNPNSVAGLTLNIPGDLAISLGTSDTVFMITKDPNPGLEGHVFPSPVDAEAYMVMLVYKNGSLTREDVRNRCAEKSWDIFNKFLQQTQPLNGGKLGFYYKEHEILPPLPVGYHRYIIENFSGALDLDELKEQEVDEFDPPSEVRGLIEGQFLSMRAHAERFGMPSPPKRIIATGGASANHCILSSIASIFGCDVYTVQRPDSASLGAAVRAAHGWLCNKKGGFIPISDMYMDKLEKTSLSCKLSASSGDQELVSKYAAIMKKRTEIESRLVQKFGRC, translated from the exons ATGGCCGAATTTTCTCTTCCCCATGACTCTTATTTTCTCGGATTTGACAGTTCAACTCA ATCGTTAAAGGCAACAATTTTGGATTCAAACCTCAATATAATTGCTTCTGAGTTGATTCACTTTGATTCAGACTTACCCCGTTACAAAACCAAAGATGGGGTATACAGAGACTCTTCAATCAATGGAAGAATTGTTTCACCCACATTGATGTGGGTAGAAGCCCTTGATCtcatttttcaaaaactttcaaaatcaaatttggATTTTTCCAAAATTGCTGCTGTTTCAGGTAGTGGACAGCAACATGGTAGTGTTTATTGGAAAATTGGTAGTTCTAAAATTTTGTCATCATTGGATCATAAGAAATCATTGTTGGAACAGCTTGAAAGTGCTTTTTCAATTAAGGAATCTCCAATTTGGATGGATTGTAGCACCACTGTTGAGTGTAGGGCTATTGAGAAGGCTTGTGGTGGTGCTTTGGAGTTGGCTAGAGTGACGGGATCGCGTGCTTATGAACGATTTACTGGTTCTCAGATTAAGAAAATATTCGATCACCAGCCGGAAATTTATAACAGTACTGAAAGGATCTCGCTTGTTAGCTCGTTCATGGCGTCGATTTTTATTGGTGCTTATGCTGCTATTGATCATTCTGATGGTGCAGGAATGAATTTAATGGACATTAAGGAAAAGGCTTGGTCTAAAATTGTACTTGAG GCAACTGCACCTGGTTTGGAGTCAAAACTTGGAGACTTGGCTCCCGCATATGCTGTTGCTGGAAATATTGCTTCATATTTTGTAGAAAG GTATCACTTTAACAAGGATTGCTTGGTTGTTCAATGGTCAGGAGACAACCCTAACAGTGTGGCAG GTTTGACCCTAAATATTCCGGGAGATCTCGCTATCAGCCTCGGCACTAGTGACACC GTATTTATGATCACTAAAGATCCTAATCCAGGATTAGAGGGACATGTCTTCCCTAGTCCAGTGGATGCAGAAGCTTACATGGTAATGCTAGTTTACAAAAATGGGTCCCTTACCCGAGAAG ATGTCCGTAACCGTTGTGCAGAAAAATCATGggatattttcaataaatttctGCAGCAAACGCAACCTTTGAATG GTGGAAAGCTAGGTTTCTACTACAAGGAGCATGAAATTCTACCTCCTCTTCCAG TTGGTTACCACCGTTACATTATAGAAAACTTCTCAGGCGCATTGGATTTGGATGAACTAAAGGAGCAGGAAGTGGACGAGTTTGATCCTCCATCTGAG GTGCGGGGATTAATTGAGGGTCAATTTCTCTCTATGCGAGCTCATGCCGAAAGATTTGGCATGCCTTCTCCTCCAAAGCGAATTATAGCCACTGGTGGAGCATCAGCCAATCATTGCATCCTCAGCTCAATAGCTTCAATTTTTGGCTGTGATGTTTATACAGTTCAAAGACCTG ATTCAGCTTCTCTTGGAGCTGCAGTGAGAGCTGCTCATGGCTGGCTCTGCAACAAGAAGGGTGGTTTCATACCCATATCAGATATGTACATGGATAAACTAGAGAAAACATCTTTAAGCTGCAAACTCTCGGCTAGTTCTGGAGATCAAGAGCTGGTTTCCAAGTATGCCGCTATCATGAAAAAGAGAACCGAGATAGAAAGTCGTCTTGTTCAAAAGTTTGGACGCTGTTGA
- the LOC101494179 gene encoding tubulin alpha-1 chain isoform X2, translating to MRECISIHIGQAGIQVGNACWELYCLEHGIQPDGQMPGDKTVGGGDDAFNTFFSETGAGKHVPRAVFVDLEPTVIDEVRTGAYRQLFHPEQLISGKEDAANNFARGHYTIGKEIVDLCLDRIRKLADNCTGLQGFLVFNAVGGGTGSGLGSLLLERLSVDYGKKSKLGFTVYPSPQVSTSVVEPYNSVLSTHSLLEHTDVAVLLDNEAIYDICRRSLDIERPTYTNLNRLVSQVISSLTASLRFDGALNVDVTEFQTNLVPYPRIHFMLSSYAPVISAEKAYHEQLSVAEITNSAFEPSSMMAKCDPRHGKYMACCLMYRGDVVPKDVNAAVATIKTKRTIQFVDWCPTGFKCGINYQPPTVVPGGDLAKVQRAVCMISNSTSVAEKVNSLRLVRILLLLRRIMKRLVLSLVMERMLKEMTITRS from the exons ATGAGGGAGTGCATTTCAATCCACATTGGTCAAGCTGGTATCCAGGTCGGAAATGCCTGCTGGGAACTTTACTGCCTCGAACACGGCATTCAG CCTGATGGCCAGATGCCCGGTGACAAGACCGTTGGCGGAGGAGACGACGCTTTCAACACCTTTTTCAGCGAAACCGGCGCTGGGAAACACGTTCCACGCGCCGTTTTCGTAGATCTTGAACCTACCGTCATCGACGAAGTTAGGACCGGTGCTTACCGTCAACTCTTCCACCCTGAGCAACTCATCAGTGGCAAAGAAGACGCCGCCAACAATTTCGCTCGTGGTCATTACACCA TTgggaaggagattgttgatctTTGCCTGGACAGAATCAGGAAGCTAGCAGATAACTGCACAGGTCTGCAAGGTTTCTTGGTTTTCAACGCCGTTGGTGGTGGAACCGGTTCTGGTTTGGGTTCTCTTTTGTTGGAACGTCTCTCTGTTGATTACGGGAAAAAGTCCAAATTGGGCTTCACCGTTTATCCATCCCCCCAGGTTTCAACCTCTGTTGTGGAACCCTACAACAGTGTCCTTTCAACCCACTCCCTCCTCGAACACACCGATGTTGCTGTCCTTCTCGACAATGAAGCCATTTATGACATTTGCAGGCGATCCCTCGACATCGAGCGACCTACCTACACTAACCTCAATCGCCTTGTCTCTCAG GTGATTTCATCCCTCACTGCCTCTTTGAGGTTTGATGGAGCATTGAACGTTGATGTTACAGAATTTCAAACCAATTTGGTTCCTTACCCTAGGATCCATTTTATGCTTTCCTCATATGCCCCTGTTATCTCCGCTGAGAAAGCTTACCATGAACAGCTTTCCGTTGCTGAGATCACAAACAGTGCTTTTGAACCATCTTCCATGATGGCTAAGTGTGACCCTCGCCACGGAAAGTACATGGCCTGTTGTTTGATGTATCGTGGTGATGTTGTCCCTAAGGATGTGAATGCTGCTGTTGCCACCATCAAGACCAAGAGAACAATTCAGTTTGTGGATTGGTGCCCAACTGGGTTTAAGTGCGGTATCAATTATCAGCCACCAACTGTTGTTCCTGGTGGTGATCTTGCCAAGGTTCAGAGAGCTGTGTGCATGATCTCTAACTCTACCAGTGTTGCTGAG AAGGTGAATTCTCTGAGGCTCGTGAGGATCTTGCTGCTCTTGAGAAGGATTATGAAGAGGTTGGTGCTGAGTCTGGTGATGGAGAGGATGTTGAAGGAGATGACGATTACTAGATCGTGA
- the LOC101494179 gene encoding tubulin alpha chain isoform X1 has product MRECISIHIGQAGIQVGNACWELYCLEHGIQPDGQMPGDKTVGGGDDAFNTFFSETGAGKHVPRAVFVDLEPTVIDEVRTGAYRQLFHPEQLISGKEDAANNFARGHYTIGKEIVDLCLDRIRKLADNCTGLQGFLVFNAVGGGTGSGLGSLLLERLSVDYGKKSKLGFTVYPSPQVSTSVVEPYNSVLSTHSLLEHTDVAVLLDNEAIYDICRRSLDIERPTYTNLNRLVSQVISSLTASLRFDGALNVDVTEFQTNLVPYPRIHFMLSSYAPVISAEKAYHEQLSVAEITNSAFEPSSMMAKCDPRHGKYMACCLMYRGDVVPKDVNAAVATIKTKRTIQFVDWCPTGFKCGINYQPPTVVPGGDLAKVQRAVCMISNSTSVAEVFSRIDHKFDLMYAKRAFVHWYVGEGMEEGEFSEAREDLAALEKDYEEVGAESGDGEDVEGDDDY; this is encoded by the exons ATGAGGGAGTGCATTTCAATCCACATTGGTCAAGCTGGTATCCAGGTCGGAAATGCCTGCTGGGAACTTTACTGCCTCGAACACGGCATTCAG CCTGATGGCCAGATGCCCGGTGACAAGACCGTTGGCGGAGGAGACGACGCTTTCAACACCTTTTTCAGCGAAACCGGCGCTGGGAAACACGTTCCACGCGCCGTTTTCGTAGATCTTGAACCTACCGTCATCGACGAAGTTAGGACCGGTGCTTACCGTCAACTCTTCCACCCTGAGCAACTCATCAGTGGCAAAGAAGACGCCGCCAACAATTTCGCTCGTGGTCATTACACCA TTgggaaggagattgttgatctTTGCCTGGACAGAATCAGGAAGCTAGCAGATAACTGCACAGGTCTGCAAGGTTTCTTGGTTTTCAACGCCGTTGGTGGTGGAACCGGTTCTGGTTTGGGTTCTCTTTTGTTGGAACGTCTCTCTGTTGATTACGGGAAAAAGTCCAAATTGGGCTTCACCGTTTATCCATCCCCCCAGGTTTCAACCTCTGTTGTGGAACCCTACAACAGTGTCCTTTCAACCCACTCCCTCCTCGAACACACCGATGTTGCTGTCCTTCTCGACAATGAAGCCATTTATGACATTTGCAGGCGATCCCTCGACATCGAGCGACCTACCTACACTAACCTCAATCGCCTTGTCTCTCAG GTGATTTCATCCCTCACTGCCTCTTTGAGGTTTGATGGAGCATTGAACGTTGATGTTACAGAATTTCAAACCAATTTGGTTCCTTACCCTAGGATCCATTTTATGCTTTCCTCATATGCCCCTGTTATCTCCGCTGAGAAAGCTTACCATGAACAGCTTTCCGTTGCTGAGATCACAAACAGTGCTTTTGAACCATCTTCCATGATGGCTAAGTGTGACCCTCGCCACGGAAAGTACATGGCCTGTTGTTTGATGTATCGTGGTGATGTTGTCCCTAAGGATGTGAATGCTGCTGTTGCCACCATCAAGACCAAGAGAACAATTCAGTTTGTGGATTGGTGCCCAACTGGGTTTAAGTGCGGTATCAATTATCAGCCACCAACTGTTGTTCCTGGTGGTGATCTTGCCAAGGTTCAGAGAGCTGTGTGCATGATCTCTAACTCTACCAGTGTTGCTGAGGTGTTTTCCAGGATTGATCACAAGTTCGATCTTATGTATGCTAAGCGTGCTTTCGTGCATTGGTATGTGGGTGAGGGTATGGAAGAAGGTGAATTCTCTGAGGCTCGTGAGGATCTTGCTGCTCTTGAGAAGGATTATGAAGAGGTTGGTGCTGAGTCTGGTGATGGAGAGGATGTTGAAGGAGATGACGATTACTAG